From Papilio machaon chromosome 2, ilPapMach1.1, whole genome shotgun sequence, the proteins below share one genomic window:
- the LOC106710907 gene encoding cilia- and flagella-associated protein 20, whose protein sequence is MFKNTFQSGFLSILYSIGSKPLQIWDKKVRNGHIKRITDNDIQSLVLEIVGTNVSTTYITCPADPKKTLGIKLPFLVMIIKNLKKYFTFEVQVLDDKNVRRRFRASNYQSTTRVKPFICTMPMRLDEGWNQIQFNLADFTRRAYGTNYVETLRVQIHANCRIRRVYFSDRLYSEDELPAEFKLFLPIQNKTKTAVAT, encoded by the exons ATGTTCAAGAACACTTTCCAGTCGGGCTTTCTTTCAATTCTTTACAGCATAGGAAGTAAACCTCTACAAATATGGGATAAAAAAGTACGTAATGGTCACATAAAGAGAATAACAGACAACGACATTCAGAGTCTTGTCCTAGAAATAGTTGGGACCAATGTCAGCACAACTTATATCACATGTCCTGCAGACCCAAAGAAGACTTTAGGCATCAAACTGCCTTTCTTGgttatgattattaaaaatcttaaaaagtaCTTTACTTTTGAAGTCCAG GTTTTAGATGATAAAAATGTGAGGAGAAGATTCCGTGCAAGTAATTATCAGTCTACTACTCGTGTAAAAccttttatttgtacaatgCCTATGAGACTCGACGAGGGATGGAACCAGATACAGTTCAACCTTGCCGACTTCACTCGGCGGGCATATGGAACAAATTATGTTGAAACACTTCGTGTCCAAATTCATGCAAATTGTCGTATAAGAAGAGTTTACTTCTCTGATAGATTATACTCAGAAGATGAGTTACCTGctgaatttaaattgtttttacccATACAAAATAAGACTAAAACTGCCGTGGCtacatga
- the LOC106710884 gene encoding nodal modulator 1 yields the protein MGPLVSYKKLLFFVYQIILLSLVTQCNSDEILGCGGFVKSHVNLDFSKIEIGLYTKEGILKEKTECAPTNGYYFLPMYEHGEYVLKVHPPAGWSFEPSQVELVVNGKTDKCSTGQDINFAFNGFGITGRVITAGQSTGPTGITVQLVDDSGLVRETVTSTSGDFHFTPVIPGKYMLKASHSKWKLEPAQAVVQVKEGNTALPVGLLAVKGYEVVGSVTSFGSPIAGIYVLLYSKVEKQKFRVEGCNTALLQGVPDSPICHSVTDASGEFQFGLVPAGEYKILALSKPPGQAAVSYNIQPDSVPFSVKHDNIYIKNAFEVTGFTVVGSVLNAPGGEGMPGVRVLFDGTPVGTTDATGKFTLPSLKPGFYTLTFQHEQCEVEEVRVEVDARGPAGAVVAAAARWRVCGHVSPPEQRRVQFAAHHDTARLHHVTPQTDGTWCTFLAPGTYTAKVEVSEEELRDGLQWYPASRSVVVSRGGGVPDVTFSQVRARVRGRVVTHAAHGTSGLRLRLRPLALDGGYASRAPLLTAIPNDKGEYEFSDVVPGSVEVSVEGARLCWAEARHNVAVAGELALVPPFEQAGYLLHLVSDQDIEVEYKSKSARGVLSVPAGASEQCVPAAEQYTLTPRGCHLFQPPVARVDLAADDPPTVEFSAVSHAAVVRVTSPDPVSDLMLHVEAAEGGRDLGPLTPVPDPAGGYIFEHTLYLADGEEVSVRATSATLLVRPREAQRVRGAAGCGAPALQLRAARGLTLAGRLLPPVADVLITLRSDDLVLTQVTGEDGTYRFGPLERGRRYVVSAKKDSYVFGERDEDGNIAASKLAEILVELQDEADGKPLEGALVSVSGGEYRRTAASDAEGRLRFVSLAPAQYYVRPHLKEYLLRPPHATLHVPPHTDHVPHDNMRHTLRFTGVRVAWSVWGSVVSLNGAGVAGVGVRALPVSPSAEAPPPPPPPPAHCVPQDATASPDATFRIRGLMPNCYYKLELKESSAPELSGLRLAKAPPLIEMKEQDVENVRLIVIQRAAVTDGGVVVRALADHMRTLRLTLSAQATPHAPPLMAARPDAPPPSGTPRPHAALLPLPRLPADNATYVLRLDSTLSKATHDYDDVIIHFVSDGRFKDFTIEFMPKVRASEQELRATSILIVPVLCLLALAVSQRQRLLQLLTAASASAASAASAHTGKRALRKKVQ from the exons atggggCCGCTCGTTTCCTATaagaaactattattttttgtgtatcaaattattttactttcattagTAACACAATGTAATTCAGACGAAATTCTCGGTTGTGGTGGATTTGTAAAAAGTCACGTTAACTtagatttttcaaaaatagaaataggCCT ATACACCAAAGAAGGAATTCTCAAAGAAAAAACAGAATGCGCTCCGACCAATGGATATTATTTTCTTCCTATGTACGAGCATGGggagtatgttttaaaagttcaTCCCCCAGCTGGATGGAGCTTTGAGCCTTCACAAGTGGAATTAGTGGTCAACGGTAAAACAGACAAATGTTCCACTGGACAAGATATAAACTTTGCCTTTAATGGATTCGGTATAACGGGTCGAGTGATAACTGCCGGCCAGAGTACCGGGCCCACTGGTATAACTGTGCAATTGGTGGATGATAGTGGATTAGTTAGGGAGACAGTTACTTCAACTAGTGGAGATTTTCATTTCACACCAGTCATCCCTGGAAAATACATGCTAAAAGCATCTCATTCaaa ATGGAAGTTAGAGCCAGCTCAAGCAGTGGTACAGGTGAAGGAGGGGAACACAGCACTACCTGTAGGGTTGCTTGCAGTTAAGGGATATGAGGTGGTGGGCTCGGTCACATCATTTGGTAGCCCTATTGCTGGAATATATGTCTTGTTGTACTCTAAAGtg GAGAAACAGAAGTTCCGTGTAGAAGGTTGCAATACTGCATTATTGCAAGGTGTACCAGACTCTCCGATATGTCACTCTGTCACAGATGCATCGGGAGAGTTTCAATTTGGGCTGGTGCCAGCGGgagaatacaaaatattggCTCTGTCCAAGCCTCCCGGACAGGCCGCTGTCAGTTACAATATTCAGCCCGACAGTGTGCCCTTTAGTGTTAAACATgataacatttacattaaaaatgctTTTGAG GTAACAGGATTCACAGTAGTAGGGTCGGTGCTGAATGCCCCCGGGGGCGAGGGTATGCCCGGCGTGCGTGTGCTCTTCGATGGCACCCCGGTTGGCACTACCGATGCCACCGGCAAGTTCACACTACCCTCCCTCAAGCCTGGATTTTACACGCTCACCTTCCAACATG AACAATGCGAAGTGGAGGAGGTGCGGGTGGAGGTAGATGCGCGAGGTCCGGCGGGGGCGGTGgtcgcggcggcggcgcggtgGCGTGTCTGCGGACACGTGTCGCCGCCCGAGCAACGCCGCGTGCAGTTCGCCGCGCACCACGACACCGCCCGCCTCCACCATGTCACTCCGCAGACTGATG gTACTTGGTGCACTTTCTTAGCACCGGGCACTTATACGGCTAAAGTCGAAGTTTCCGAGGAAGAGTTGAGAGATGGATTGCA ATGGTACCCGGCGAGCAGGTCAGTGGTGGTGTCGCGAGGTGGTGGTGTACCAGATGTGACGTTCTCTCAGGTGCGTGCGCGTGTGCGTGGCCGCGTGGTGACGCACGCCGCGCATGGCACGAGTGGCCTGCGTCTGCGTCTGCGACCGCTCGCACTAGACGGGGGGTACGCGTCGCGTGCACCTCTCCTCACCGCAATACCCAACGACA AGGGCGAGTACGAGTTCAGCGATGTGGTGCCGGGCAGCGTGGAGGTGTCGGTGGAGGGGGCGCGGCTGTGCTGGGCGGAGGCGCGGCACAACGTGGCCGTGGCCGGGGAGCTCGCGCTCGTGCCGCCCTTCGAGCAGGCCGGCTACCTGCTGCACCTCGTCTCCGACCAGGACATAGAG GTGGAGTACAAGTCGAAGAGTGCGCGCGGGGTGCTGTCGGTGCCGGCGGGTGCCAGCGAGCAGTGCGTGCCGGCCGCGGAGCAGTACACGCTGACACCGCGAGGCTGCCACCTCTTCCAGCCTCCCGTCGCCCGCGTGGACCTCGCCGCTGACGACCCCCCG ACGGTGGAGTTCAGTGCGGTGTCGCACGCGGCGGTGGTGCGCGTGACGTCTCCGGACCCCGTGTCCGACCTGATGCTGCACGTGGAGGCGGCGGAGGGCGGCCGCGACCTCGGGCCCCTCACGCCCGTGCCCGACCCCGCCGGGGGCTACATCTTCGAGCACACCTTGTATCTGGCCGAT GGCGAGGAGGTGTCTGTGCGGGCGACGTCGGCGACGCTGCTGGTGAGGCCGCGCGAGGCGCAGCGGGTGCGGGGCGCTGCGGGGTGCGGGGCGCCGGCGCTGCAGCTGCGGGCGGCGCGCGGCCTCACGCTGGCCGGCCGTCTGCTGCCGCCAGTCGCCGACGTACTCATCACACTGCGCTCCG ATGACCTGGTGCTGACACAAGTGACCGGGGAGGACGGCACATACCGGTTCGGGCCGCTGGAGCGCGGTCGGCGATATGTTGTGAGCGCGAAAAAGGACTCGTACGTTTTTGGCGAGCGCGACGAGGACGGCAACATCGCCGCCAGCAAGCTCGCAGAGATCCTGGTGGAGCTGCAGGACGAGGCCGACGGGAAACCTCTAGAG GGTGCGCTGGTGTCGGTGAGCGGGGGTGAGTACAGGCGCACGGCGGCGTCGGACGCGGAGGGGCGACTGAGGTTCGTGTCGCTGGCGCCGGCGCAGTACTACGTGCGGCCCCATCTCAAGGAGTACCTGCTGCGGCCGCCGCACGCCACGCTGCACGTGCCGCCGCACACTGACCACGTGCCGCACGACAACATGCGGCACACGCTGCGCTTCAC CGGAGTACGCGTGGCATGGTCGGTGTGGGGGAGCGTGGTGTCGCTGAACGGTGCGGGTGTGGCGGGCGTGGGAGTGCGCGCGCTGCCCGTGTCGCCCTCCGCCGAGgctccgcccccgcccccgcccccgcccgcACACTGCGTGCCGCAGGACGCCACCGCCTCGCCTGACGCCACATTCCG CATTCGCGGATTGATGCCAAATTGTTACTACAAACTCGAGCTGAAGGAATCCTCTGCACCGGAATTGAGCGGCCTGAGGCTCGCCAAGGCGCCGCCACTCATCGAA ATGAAGGAGCAGGACGTGGAGAACGTGCGCCTGATAGTGATCCAGCGCGCGGCGGTGACTGACGGCGGCGTGGTGGTGCGCGCGCTCGCCGACCACATGCGCACGCTGCGCCTCACGCTGAGCGCGCAGGCCACGCCCCACGCCCCGCCCCTCATGGCCGCACGCCCCGACGCCCCGCCCCCGTCCGGCACGCCCCGCCCCCACGCCGCGCTGCTGCCGCTGCCGCGTCTGCCCGCTGACAACGCCACCTATGTGCTGCGTCTCGACTCCACGCTGTCCAAGGCCACGCACGACTACGATGACGTCATCATACACTTCGTCTCCGATGGACGTTTCAAGGATTTCACCATCGAATTTATGCCCAAG GTGCGGGCGTCGGAGCAGGAGCTGCGAGCGACGTCCATCCTGATAGTGCCGGTGCTGTGCCTGCTGGCCCTCGCCGTCAGCCAGCGACAGCGTCTGCTGCAGCTCCTCAccgccgcctccgcctccgccgccTCCGCCGCCTCCGCGCACACCGGCAAGCGCGCCCTCCGCAAGAAGGTGCAGTGA
- the LOC106710901 gene encoding uncharacterized protein LOC106710901 has translation MAIKVLILVTLICAATCLPLGGDGNDLVNSGQRLWKRFINPSVIFGNFADNGINKIRTKRSSEDECEKLQLCKLHARSRYSFFAAYELYFVNKENARLWDHQTHSAADCERRFGGCYK, from the exons ATGgcaattaaagttttaattttagtcaCACTGATTTGTGCTGCGACTTGTTTGCCACTTGGTGGTGATGGGAacg atctAGTGAACAGCGGTCAAAGGCTGTGGAAAAGATTCATCAACCCGTCTGTGATTTTCGGAAATTTTGCCGACAATGGAATCAACAAAATTAGGACCAAGagaag CTCTGAGGACGAATGCGAGAAGCTGCAACTGTGCAAGCTTCACGCGCGCTCTCGCTACAGCTTCTTTGCAGCTTACGAGCTGTATTTCGTCAA CAAAGAGAACGCGAGGCTGTGGGACCACCAGACGCACTCGGCCGCGGACTGCGAGAGGAGGTTCGGGGGctgctataaataa
- the LOC106710897 gene encoding heat shock protein beta-11-like yields MSLMPYWLRHLRNLAYRDPVVRVLEDPFSVFSRDPFFRDPVKYMKHLTAPIEKEYHGIEGIYSDSEVKVDGKKVEVHLDVQNFTPEQIVVKTVGNEIMVEGKKEVKREDGWTRSHFERRFLLPEGFPPERVECHLDKGKLKLIAFRSEALDERKIPIQEKSSSEDGKKD; encoded by the coding sequence ATGTCGCTAATGCCATATTGGTTGAGGCATCTGAGGAACTTGGCGTACCGGGACCCAGTGGTCAGGGTATTGGAGGATCCTTTCAGTGTGTTTTCTCGCGATCCTTTCTTCCGGGACCCGGTGAAATACATGAAACATCTGACGGCACCGATAGAGAAGGAGTACCACGGGATTGAAGGAATCTACTCGGATTCAGAGGTGAAAGTCGACGGGAAGAAGGTGGAGGTGCATCTCGACGTGCAGAACTTCACGCCCGAGCAGATTGTAGTCAAGACTGTTGGCAACGAGATAATGGTGGAAGGTAAGAAGGAGGTGAAACGTGAGGACGGATGGACGCGTAGCCACTTCGAGCGACGTTTCCTTCTGCCCGAGGGTTTCCCACCGGAGCGGGTCGAGTGCCACCTGGACAAGGGCAAGTTGAAGTTGATTGCTTTCCGCTCCGAGGCGCTGGACGAGCGGAAGATCCCAATACAGGAGAAATCCAGCTCGGAAGACGGAAAGAAAGATTGA
- the LOC106710885 gene encoding phospholipid scramblase 1 yields MSSEDLPLGLKQLGNLSEVRVRQKVTHFANNKYVVTTPEGSPVLFAREDSGLVDKLLMGTSRALYINVFDTEDKEVMRFRRPYTMGPDKMEVCVCGRGVALVRKEFTFLKPIINVNDAADRPLFRVKGPLALTSQCDFEIYDMEKKRVGTIRKKWGGLGREAFSSADNYIIELPADLDVRYKAALLGTCFLIDFMYYEN; encoded by the exons ATGTCATCCGAGGATTTACCTCTTG GTCTAAAGCAGCTCGGCAACCTAAGCGAGGTGCGCGTTCGGCAGAAGGTGACGCACTTCGCCAACAACAAGTACGTGGTGACGACGCCAGAGGGTAGCCCGGTGCTGTTCGCCCGCGAGGACTCCGGCTTGGTAGACAAGCTGCTGATGGGCACCAGCCGCGCGCTGTACATTAACGTCTTTGACACTGAAGATAAAGAG GTGATGAGGTTCCGGCGACCGTACACGATGGGACCGGACAAGATGGAGGTGTGCGTGTGCGGGCGCGGGGTGGCGCTCGTTCGCAAAGAGTTCACCTTCCTCAAGCCAATCATCAACGTCAACGACGCCGCCGACCGCCCGCTCTTCCGCGTCAAGGGCCCGCTAGCCCTCACCAGCCAGTGTGACTTCGAG ATATATGACATGGAAAAGAAGCGTGTGGGCACGATACGCAAGAAGTGGGGGGGCTTAGGACGGGAGGCATTCTCTAGCGCAGATAACTACATCATCGAACTGCCCGCCGACCTGGATGTGCGCTACAAGGCCGCGCTCCTCGGCACCTGCTTCCTCATA GACTTCATGTACTACGAGAACTGA